A single region of the Chionomys nivalis chromosome 5, mChiNiv1.1, whole genome shotgun sequence genome encodes:
- the Mrps14 gene encoding 28S ribosomal protein S14, mitochondrial — protein sequence MAASVLGSLLRTFRQVIPSSASSQVRSYYVDWKMLRDVKRRKMAYEYADERLRINSLRKNTILPKDLQEIASEEIAALPRDSCPVRIRNRCVMTSRPRGVKRRWRLSRIVFRHLADHGLLSGVQRAIW from the exons ATGGCGGCGTCCGTGCTGGGCTCGCTGCTGCGGACTTTCCGGCAG GTAATTCCTTCATCAGCATCAAGTCAAGTTCGAAGTTACTATGTAGACTGGAAAATGTTGCGTGATGTGAAGAGACGGAAAATGGCTTATGAATATGCAGATGAGAGGCTTCGGATCAATTCGCTCAGAAAGAACACCATTTTGCCTAAAGACCTTCAG GAAATAGCTAGTGAAGAGATTGCTGCCCTTCCACGGGATAGCTGTCCTGTGAGAATCAGAAATCGGTGTGTTATGACATCCCGTCCACGTGGTGTAAAGCGTCGCTGGAGGCTTAGTCGCATTGTCTTCCGCCACTTAGCTGACCATGGGCTACTTTCTGGAGTTCAGCGAGCAATATGGTAA